The following proteins are encoded in a genomic region of Ornithodoros turicata isolate Travis chromosome 6, ASM3712646v1, whole genome shotgun sequence:
- the LOC135398418 gene encoding myb-related transcription factor, partner of profilin-like translates to MDSPVRASRPTSEQFHIVLDYVGEHRNLFTGGLSVGYTSQDRKREWCELATRLNASGGAVKPVERWRKTWTNWKSATKAKAARISHHTRETGRGPPPKESLSELEERLASVIGQVATTGMQETRDTGTAGLGVRINDHLYGTARGSFCLTER, encoded by the exons ATGGATTCTCCGGTACGCGCTTCACGTCCCACCTCGGAGCAGTTTCACATTGTGCTAGACTATGTGGGAGAGCACCGTAATCTCTTTACGGGTGGGCTGTCCGTTGGCTACACATCGCAAGACAGAAAGAGGGAGTGGTGCGAGCTGGCTACACGTTTGAACGCCAGCGGTGGTGCAGTGAAACCCGTTGAGAGGTGGAGAAAG ACGTGGACCAACTGGAAAAGCGCCACCAAAGCCAAGGCAGCTCGCATCTCGCATCACACGCGGGAGACGGGAAGAGGTCCCCCACCGAAAGAATCGCTCTCTGAGCTGGAGGAGCGGCTCGCCTCTGTGATTGGGCAAGTGGCGACGACCGGGATGCAGGAGACTCGGGATACGGGCACTGCCGGCCTCGGAGTCCGCATCAACGATCATTTATATGGCACCGCCCGAGGCAGCTTCTGCCTCACAGAGCGATGA